Genomic segment of Benincasa hispida cultivar B227 chromosome 1, ASM972705v1, whole genome shotgun sequence:
CTTCAATGCTAAATGtcttataagaaaaaaaagagctTCACTACTAGATGAATGTTGTTGATATAGACCTCTCCTGaaaagatttttcttttcttgataggaaacaaattttattgatgtatgaaatttacAAAAAGAGGCCATAGCCCAAGCCAATGGAGTTAAACATTTCTCCAATGGGTCAAAAGGGAAGAAAAGGTGTATGAATTAAAGAAAGAAGTGCTTTTACACCAACTCATAGCATGAAAGATAATAAGATTGAAATAGCTATCAAAAGACCTTCCTTTGTCGGAGAAGAGGCGTTTATTTATCTCCTGGAAAGATTTTCATTCCTAAATTGTGTTCAGAGGCTGTGTTAGACACAATGATAAGCTTGAATGACGCTTGTTTTCTACAATTTGAATAAACATTTATAACGATAACCTGTCAAGTGGGATTGTTTTGAAGAGACGTAAAGTTATTCAGGTCTGGGAGGCCATTTTGCTTTTCTTCATTGAAAACTCTGAGGGAGGTGTCTCTATGATATACTGGGGTTTCTAATCTGATGCTTCAGAAAATAACCCAATAAAACTATAATTTGCCTGGTGTTTTTAGAACTCTAGAATATACTAGTAGCTGATAAGTACTGTTTTAACGTTCTATGCTTTCTTCTATTTGTAGGCTTTGATTCAGAAGTGGGCTCCTGTAGCTATCGTGCTTGGAGTCGTTATTCTCTTATTCTGGGTGAAATCAAAGATTTGGTAACCCAATTCCCGATTCTTGTCCGGATTATTTTGGTGCTCCTCTTCAATGCCGTGGATTGCTGCTTCCATTTTTGGCGTAATTCTCCAGAATATGGAGTCCGTGTTTCAACTTCCAAATTGGGATTGTAGTTCTTGATGACTGAATTAGAATTTAGAACACACGTTTTGTATGACAGGGGAAAGGTGCTCCCTCGTCCACTGTGAGAATTCCTGCCGCTTAATAGTCAGGCTAGAGGAAAATTACATCTTTGTATGATAAGAATTGACCATTCGTATATCTGTGCCTTTCTTTTCTCCACTTTTGTGGTGGTGGGTGAGGGGGATGTGGATTGAACTGCACTACTTCTATTCTATATTTTCTATAGGATGGTATTCCTTTTGTGTTGTTTTACTTGAATGATATTGAATAAAGATATAATTCTGCACGCAGCTAAACCCAGAATCTACTCATTTTGCTTctattttatgaatttgtttaagGAAGAATTAGTCTTGGCACATCTCTGGAATGCAACAGAGGTGATTTTTCGTGCGATTGATAAGTGATAACGGGTTTTAATGTTTGGGCTAGGTCTATTTGATGTTTGGCCCATACTTATACGAGCTTGTTTGACAAGAAGAATAGCTGGCCTTGATATCGGGATTATCAATGTCTAAATTGTCTGGCATGCAAGGGATTATCAATGTCTAAATTGTCTGGCATGTTCCACCACTCATTGGCATCAGCCGTCAGCATCGGTAATATTTATGAATTTAAGACAAACCAGAGTGGTTGGGAAGGCACGttcacaaaattaatttgatagatATTTTCTAAACTTGCACGCTTTCGTTAGCGATATTTCTGTCTTCAACTGCTACTTGAACTTCCCGATCCATTCTCCACTGAAGGCTGCACTTTCGAGACTGCAAGCTTCGGTCCAAATAACGACATCAAGGTACACTGAATTCAGCTTTTTGAATTGTTTGGGGCAATGATCATGTTTTTCTGTTTATGCACAAGTGGCCAAGTGTTATTCCTTAGATTACATCTGTAAGCTCTACTCTCTGTAGATCTACTGTTTTCTTAAGTGAGTTTTCATGAAGCTTACTTGtattccatttcattatgaGTAATAAAGTTCGTGGGTCATCTTGCTTTTCTTTGGTTGTGATGCCTTTATAATGTTTATTGCTTCAGTTTTACCTGTCAAGAAAATCACCCTCTAAACTAATTATCAATTAATATTTGTGACTTTGTGTGTACTGTTAATTTGTCATGATTATTTTGGCTACCCATTACGTTGGTACTGTAAGTTTCAGTCGGGAAATTGGGGACCTCATATCTCCCCGTCCTCAATAAGTAGATTAAGATCGTTGTAGAGAAAATAAAGTTGTAATATTACGTGAGAAATTATTTCCaaagtttctctctctttttctcctccCAAAAGAACATAAAAGAACACAACTCAATAGTTGAACTTTTGGCAAGACCCTCCTATATTCTTCAATTGTTTGAACAACATATTGATCCATCCTTATTCCTTACTAAAGAATTATAATAATCCGATTATTGACCAAATCGTAAAACAACCATTACAACTATGCCTTCTGTTCTGGTTTAAGTACTTTTCTTTTACTTGATTACTGGGTGTTGTGGAGAACTCACTCTTGCCTCAATTATTTGGATGCATTATCCAAAATTCATACTACCAAAAActcttattattaattttaagaaagttGAGAAAATTCTCTTAATTCAAACCACTGTGCTTCAAGACCTTTCGTGGCTACTAGATCTTCTGTTACTCTTTTCCTAACAAATTTTAGTATCAATCACTGGAGGATGTTCTGGTCTCTATTTTGTCAGGGTAAAATGTCTTCTGAACCAGTGAATGTGAATGACTTCAAAGAATTGGCTAGGTTGGCACTTCCAAAAATGTACTATGATTTCTACGCAGGGGGAGCTGAGGATGAACACACACTTAGAGAGAACATACAAGCTTTCTATAGAATCACGTAATTTTGAAGcaaactaataattattttgaaaaagtcATGCTATATGTTATTCATGGTTTCTATGGTTTATAGGATCCGACCTCGAGTTCTTGTGGATGTGAGCAAAATTGATATGTCAACAACCATATTGGGACATCGCATCTCCACACCTATGCTAGTTGCTCCCACTGCTGCACATAAGTTGGCCTTCCATGAAGGTTAAGCCCTTTGATAATTTTGCTTAGTTAAGAACTGATTTTCATTCTACTTTGTCTTGATCATATATGTGATCTTTCAGGAGAACTAGCCACGGCCAGGGCAGCAGCTGCTGCAAATACTATAATGGTACACTAATGTGACTACAAGCTATAAGTTGATTTACTCGTGCTATTTGGTAATTGAATATAGATGCCATCGTTTGTAGGTTCTGTCCTACTCCTCGACCTGTTCAATAGAGGAAGTTGCCTCTAGCTGTAATGCTGTGCGTTTCTTCCAATTATATGTAAATGACACTTCTTTTGCACATTTTAATATCCCTTTTCAGTCCTTTCCTGTAGCAGCAATCCAATTGttcccaaatttttaatttagtttctcATTCTGTAATCATTAGATTTTCAGAAGGCGCGATATCTCGGCTCTGCTTGTTCAAAGAGCTGAGAAATTTGGATACAAGGCAATTATCCTGACTGTTGATACACCTCGGCTTGGTAGAAGGGAGGCTGACATAAAGAACAAGTACCAATGCTTCACATCTCAGTTTCTTTCCCTAGAATATTTTTTATTCCTATCCTGCATACCAATTGCATGCTATTCCTTGGTTTTTGTCTCATCTGGAAAAGCACTTGGTTAAATTTGTAGGATGATTGCACCTCCAGTGAAGAATCTTGAAGGCCTCATTTCTATCAACGTTAACACTGTGAGTAATATTTTGATCATCTGGTTTAGAATGTTAGAATTACCACTCACAAAAACAATGGAGGAATTATTTTTATCTTACTTGATCAGTAATCTGGGATGTGCATACATCCAAGTTCTCTTTCACTTTCCCTCAAGCGTACTACCATGTATCTTAATTCCATATCAAATTCTAAAACCTCATTTCTACTACTCCTAGGCTTATTTACAAACTCACGATCTTATGCAGGATCAAGGTTCAAAATTAGAAACTTATGCCAACGAGATGTTGGATGCATCTCTGTGCTGGGAAGTATGTCCGATGAACTGCTCAGGTTCCTTGTATATCTATTTTCTTTCCAGTTTAGTTATAACATTTTACCATCTACAGGATATAGGTTGGTTAAGATCAATCACTACTCTTCCAATTCTGATAAAAGGGGTTCTCACTCATGAAGATGGTAAGTTTAAGTTAGGTTTTTGAATCAAGTAAAGAACCTTCTTTTATATCATGTGAGTTATGTTTCTAGTTAAAAAACacgaaagaaaagaaagaaaaaaaacaagaaataggaaACAAGAGTTATTAAACGGGGCCTTAGTGTCTAGTTCTTTACATGCTTGATGATTGGCAGCAACAAAAGCTGTGGAAGCAGGTGTTGATGGAATTATTGTGTCCAATCATGGAGCCCGCCAACTCGACTTTGCTCCTGCCACTGTTTCTGTGATTGAAGAGGTATGTTTCATTATGTACTACTACTATATTAGCAAAAGATGTGAAAACAGggagataaaattaatttccacATGACTTCAATTGGATTAGAATGAGAGACAAGCTTTATGAAGTATAGTTGAAAAACATTATCCAACATCTACATGGTTGCTTTACTAAATAACtgtaataatcttttatcagtATGGTTGTTTTAACAGGAATTTTGATGCAGGTTGTTCATGCTGTCAGGGGTAAAATTCCTGTGCTCTTAGATGGAGGTGTGCGGCGAGGTACAGATGTGTTTAAGGCATTAGCCCTTGGTGCCCAGGCAGTCCTTGTAAGTACTATACCCCCAACTAAAACATCATAAATTTTAGGTAAATAGGccctggatttttttttttttttttaattttactttatGTCCGTTATTCTCTTTctattcaattttttcaaaattcacaaAGGTActactaaacacaaaattgaaagtttatggttcatcaaatataaaatttaattttatatctatttgATACgctaatttttaagaaatttgtaGATATTAGAATTTAGTGGACACAAAGTTAAAAGTTGAGTAAccaatttgacatttttaagGTTCAAGAAcatatttaatacaaaattgaaagtttagtgatttattaaaatactttttaaCATTAGAAACCACATAGATACAAACTTTGAAACTTGAGAcactaaacttttaatttaaaatagttttcattctaggttaaaaatcacttttagtccctaaactttcataaaagtaacaatttagtttctaaacttttatttgtaatgatttagtccttcaactttttattttgtaacaatttagttcataaactttattatgtaacaatttagtctttatactttaaaatttgtaacaatttagttcctattgtagaaattagtgttaaaatttaatgagatttctttCATAAATAAACCGATAAACAAATTAGAGATTCGATATTTTTATGAAATACaaagtctacatcataaaataataaaaattgacatcatCGATAAATTTGTTTGcgttagagactaaattgttatgaatttaaaagtacaaggattaaattgttacatattaaagttcagagactaaattatcacaaaattgaaagtacagggtctaaatcgttacaaaccaaagttcatagactaaattgttactttcatgaaagtttaggaatcaaaagtattttttaaccttCAATCTAAGACTTACTCTTCTATTCGCACACAAAAGGTATTCGATGTTAAATAAAATCATGGGGTTGTTGGTttcaacttataatttaattatgtttctTGTCTCTGAGAAACAATCTCTTGAATAGTGGATTCTTTGATTATATGGGCGTGGATATTCTTTATCATGTTAGAATTGGCTGTGATTTGATTCAGATAGGGAGACCAGTTTTATTTGGGCTAGCAGCAAAGGGAGAGGAGGGAGTGAGAAAAGTGTTGGAAATGCTGAAGAATGAGTTAGAGACAAGTATGGCCCTTTCTGGTTGCCCATGCATCAAGGACATTACTAGAAGCCATGTGAGGACACACTATGATAAACTACAGTCAATGTTGTAATGTCTCTGTATATAATTTAAGCATAGTTGATTTAAGGTGTGTTTGGattgatattttatataatgagtttgagaaaaaaagtcattttgagTTAAAAGACTAGAAATGAACTTTTAGAagacaaaagaaaagaattttaaGTGACTAGAGATTGAATTTGAGGATTGGTGATTGGCGACCACTTCGTTGATTCGAGGACGGTGGTTGGGGCTTGAATTGTGACGACCAGGATCGTAAATTGGAGATCAACAATTAGAGACCATCACCCGACAATAATTGTTGTCAACCACCCCCAACTGCTGGCGGTCAGGACTAGTGAACAAGGACCTCTCTGACAGTGGTTGGGATTGGTGACTAGTGACCCCTTCGAAAATTGTTGAGACTTGTGATAGCAACCACCTCGATTTGGGAATCAGGACTGGGACTAGGAACTGATGACTAATGACCACTTTAGTGACAGTCAATGGTCGTCGATCCCGAGCCCTTTCCCGGTTGCAAATGATTGCTCCCCTGTACCTTGTCTTTGGTTGTTGGTTACCTGTCCTTAGTCCCATTTGCTAGGGGAGTTGCATGTCATTGATCCCTCGTCTTGGTCGCTGGTTTTCAATCTAGTTGTCGATCCCCGAATCATAATCATTGGCCACTAATTGTTGCTGTCAATTGTTGGTCACCAATGATTGGTGATTGGGGCTAGAGATCGGGATTGAGGATGGTGTTGCCTTGCAATATGGTCTTAAAATATGCGATCAATTATGTGCAAGTATACAAAATTTTAGTATTAGGTAGCGAGTAAGTTATCATTTCTACAAAGAATAATACCTAGTTTTTACTAGGTGATATCTAGTGGCCGTTTAGATTGAAGTTTTCTCAATGCCCAAGAATTAAGGATGTATGGGAATAAAATTATTTGGAATCAAGAATAATGCTATCAGAATTTTGTGAACAAAAATTgtgtttgtgtttaatttatgaaattaagcatggaaatcttattataattgtaatagattaataatttaGTGAATATAAATTgtgtttgtgtttaatttatgaaattaagcctgaaaaacttattataattgtaacagattaataatttaaagaataaataatttcaatatttcaataaaaaattaattaatatgaatcaataataatttcaattataaatatttgaagattatcattatcattataaatatttaatattttaattataattataaatgtttaataattttataattaaaattaaccaattaattcattttatgaATGTCATACTAATTATATCTAAcacttaatcatttttattattaattaagttcaacattagtaatttttttttctcttcactattcatacattcaaaacgttgcgaaaaccttttctcaaacctattttctaaaattgtttTCTCTTAAATGGGGTGGAGGTCACTCGGTATTCCATCGGCGATCTGTGTTTGAATGGCTAACTGTTTGTGAGTGAAAACAAGTACCTCACAATTGTTAAGTGAAGCTTTTGAAAGTGCAATTGTGACACTTTGCACCATAGTGGAGATTTCATatttggaaatctccacttgtaatttttcaatttgttttttttcaaattttgttttaagattgatttctaaaaccaatttccaaattaaccaattttatttttttttaagttttatataaaaaaattcaattaaataattttaaataaaactaattaattaaaccttttaattaatttgttaatttaatatctaatataaattaataaaataccaatttcactataatgaatttaatttcataaattaatataaacttttaattaaataatataagaaaatatatttaagtggacaatatattatataaaaggtgaagaaaatgagataaaaatatgatatattaataaagaatactaaaaaattttgtaaatatgataTGTTTATAATGAACggagtaataaaaaaataattacaataaataactaactttttataaataacccgtgataattatatgttcataataaatgatcaaattaaaattaatcttcataaattacttgattattaaaaaaacaataaagtaataaattactattattgaaaatgaagttATATGTGGGAAATGAGAAAACCCATAGTTTTTTAAGGGAATGGAAAACACTTATGAGCAGTTTGGTTGGAGGGAAAAGAGGGTGGGAATGTGGACTTACAAAGCCCATGTTTGGTTGGTGGACTTTGTTCATTTGCCTTGGAAAAGATAAGtcctaggttttttttttcccacacAAAGGAAGGAATTGAATGCCCATTAAAAAGTGtgggttttcttttcttcttccctttcctaTCATGAAATTTCTTCCTTCCAGCCGTGAAAATCGACCTCTCTACTTTGATTGCCGGCCATCTCTCTGCTTCGGTGCTAGCCATTTCTATACATTGTTCTGCTTcgatctctcttcctctcttctCGCCGGCGTGATTTTCTGCTCCTCTATTGGTACTTACAATCTTTCCATCTCCATTTATGTCTTTTTTCTCACTTCAATTTATGTCTTTATTCACTGTTGTCTCTCTTCCTCTCTTTAATCTCCAGTCACTGATTTTAGCATTTGGTACTTAgtaaattagaaattagatcCATGGTCGAAATTCACTACTGTCGAACACTACTATCTTTATTCACTATTGTCGAACACTGCTGTCTTTATTCACTACTGTCGAACACTGCTGTCTCTCTTCCTCTCTTCAATCTCCAGTCACTGATTTTAGCATTTGGTActtaataaattagaaattagattcaTGGTCGAAATTCACTACTGTCGAACACTGCTACTTTATTTACCACTGTCGAACACTGCTGTCCCTTTTCCTCTCTTCAATCTTCAGTCACTGATTTTATGTTGTAAGAAGGAGGAAGAAAGGGAGGCTAAACGATCATTGtcaaagactaaacgatcgttgagaggTGAAGGCTAAACGaggctagacgatcgttgagaaaaagactagacgatcgttgtcAAATATCTAGACGATCATTggaaaaaaggtaaacgataggACAAGCGTCTACACGATAGCATTTGGTACGTGGGGTCTTCGTGGGTGACCATTTAGTGTTAcccagcgatcgtgtagcag
This window contains:
- the LOC120072613 gene encoding peroxisomal (S)-2-hydroxy-acid oxidase GLO4-like isoform X1, giving the protein MFWSLFCQGKMSSEPVNVNDFKELARLALPKMYYDFYAGGAEDEHTLRENIQAFYRITIRPRVLVDVSKIDMSTTILGHRISTPMLVAPTAAHKLAFHEGELATARAAAAANTIMVLSYSSTCSIEEVASSCNAVRFFQLYIFRRRDISALLVQRAEKFGYKAIILTVDTPRLGRREADIKNKMIAPPVKNLEGLISINVNTDQGSKLETYANEMLDASLCWEDIGWLRSITTLPILIKGVLTHEDATKAVEAGVDGIIVSNHGARQLDFAPATVSVIEEVVHAVRGKIPVLLDGGVRRGTDVFKALALGAQAVLIGRPVLFGLAAKGEEGVRKVLEMLKNELETSMALSGCPCIKDITRSHVRTHYDKLQSML
- the LOC120072613 gene encoding peroxisomal (S)-2-hydroxy-acid oxidase GLO4-like isoform X2, with the translated sequence MSSEPVNVNDFKELARLALPKMYYDFYAGGAEDEHTLRENIQAFYRITIRPRVLVDVSKIDMSTTILGHRISTPMLVAPTAAHKLAFHEGELATARAAAAANTIMVLSYSSTCSIEEVASSCNAVRFFQLYIFRRRDISALLVQRAEKFGYKAIILTVDTPRLGRREADIKNKMIAPPVKNLEGLISINVNTDQGSKLETYANEMLDASLCWEDIGWLRSITTLPILIKGVLTHEDATKAVEAGVDGIIVSNHGARQLDFAPATVSVIEEVVHAVRGKIPVLLDGGVRRGTDVFKALALGAQAVLIGRPVLFGLAAKGEEGVRKVLEMLKNELETSMALSGCPCIKDITRSHVRTHYDKLQSML
- the LOC120072613 gene encoding peroxisomal (S)-2-hydroxy-acid oxidase GLO4-like isoform X3: MSSEPVNVNDFKELARLALPKMYYDFYAGGAEDEHTLRENIQAFYRITIRPRVLVDVSKIDMSTTILGHRISTPMLVAPTAAHKLAFHEGELATARAAAAANTIMVLSYSSTCSIEEVASSCNAVRFFQLYIFRRRDISALLVQRAEKFGYKAIILTVDTPRLGRREADIKNKMIAPPVKNLEGLISINVNTDQGSKLETYANEMLDASLCWEDIGWLRSITTLPILIKGVLTHEDATKAVEAGVDGIIVSNHGARQLDFAPATVSVIEEVVHAVRGKIPVLLDGGVRRGTDVFKALALGAQAVLGDQFYLG
- the LOC120072613 gene encoding peroxisomal (S)-2-hydroxy-acid oxidase GLO4-like isoform X4, whose product is MSTTILGHRISTPMLVAPTAAHKLAFHEGELATARAAAAANTIMVLSYSSTCSIEEVASSCNAVRFFQLYIFRRRDISALLVQRAEKFGYKAIILTVDTPRLGRREADIKNKMIAPPVKNLEGLISINVNTDQGSKLETYANEMLDASLCWEDIGWLRSITTLPILIKGVLTHEDATKAVEAGVDGIIVSNHGARQLDFAPATVSVIEEVVHAVRGKIPVLLDGGVRRGTDVFKALALGAQAVLIGRPVLFGLAAKGEEGVRKVLEMLKNELETSMALSGCPCIKDITRSHVRTHYDKLQSML